The following coding sequences lie in one Conexibacter woesei Iso977N genomic window:
- a CDS encoding DUF11 domain-containing protein, which produces TVTGPNGLSLTVDDTTPTPGQTVTFDFSYTVAAGDAVGSDAGFTMGSNINTNAPGTNLDELALVGTCGGDIVFCDYDPANAPFEFQSLVPPPTVGQTVTGTADFTVSATATPGDVIAAYGGFFTRSSDGTTTVATDSALSLTVTSATPPSADLGVGLTATASGLIFKRVNYDVAVTNNGPADASAVTITTQLPSAVTSITSSTCTYSSSTHRASCPISAIANGATAHATFRANFRLLTIGLPLHATATRTASSPTDPNPANDSAGAGCVAFTTLIIHC; this is translated from the coding sequence ACCGTCACCGGGCCCAACGGCTTGAGCCTGACCGTCGACGACACCACGCCCACGCCCGGTCAGACCGTCACCTTCGACTTCTCCTACACCGTCGCCGCCGGCGACGCGGTCGGCAGCGACGCCGGGTTCACCATGGGCTCGAACATCAACACCAACGCCCCCGGGACCAACCTCGACGAGCTGGCGCTGGTGGGGACCTGCGGGGGCGACATCGTCTTCTGCGACTACGACCCCGCGAACGCGCCGTTCGAGTTCCAGAGCCTCGTCCCGCCGCCCACCGTCGGCCAGACGGTCACCGGCACCGCGGACTTCACCGTCTCGGCCACCGCGACGCCCGGCGACGTGATCGCGGCCTATGGCGGGTTCTTCACCAGGAGCAGCGACGGCACCACCACGGTGGCGACCGACTCCGCGCTGTCGCTGACGGTCACCTCCGCCACGCCGCCCTCCGCCGATCTCGGCGTCGGGCTGACCGCGACCGCGTCGGGGCTGATCTTCAAGCGCGTCAACTACGACGTGGCGGTCACCAACAACGGTCCCGCCGACGCCAGCGCGGTGACGATCACGACCCAGCTGCCCTCGGCGGTGACGTCGATCACGTCCTCGACCTGCACGTACTCGTCGAGCACGCACCGGGCGTCCTGCCCGATCAGCGCGATCGCCAACGGCGCCACCGCGCACGCCACGTTCAGGGCCAACTTCAGGCTGCTGACCATCGGCCTGCCCCTGCACGCCACCGCGACCCGCACCGCCAGCTCACCCACCGACCCCAACCCGGCCAACGACAGCGCCGGCGCCGGCTGCGTCGCGTTCACCACGCTGATCATCCACTGCTGA
- a CDS encoding PKD domain-containing protein, with product MSHRLSAAVACSAAALLAAAAGASSASAASVAPKATLASSSQSALLAARGAVVTLQAPAGSVNAVALYAGDHRVSATSRVVAHRAKRVRQVLTLTGNGTALLRRCTARTLEVRMTVRRGSRTTTVRDRRKLALDAKRCPAPAPAPAPARPAPASPAPQQPAPQQLAPPVPSVPDAPKADPALFQVGTAVVDISPDRPMYVGGYGSGYMVNGGVHDPLQVRAFFVGHGKQAVTFVSVDAQGWFAAYQAPNIGDGQDDARREAAADLAADGYEVTAANIVVSSTHDHAAPTIMGIWGHTDPAYLHRVKEAAVQAVVQAQANARTAQLWSATGTIRGLLSQVQGTDQMAGFAVDDTLPILWAREPGTGATLGLYADVPVHADQYDATEAGNDQFTADYPGYVRDRLATTLGGTAVIAMGTLGRQEGIGSDPDYSEVSEQGRFVTNALTRALSHARRITDTTLAAAKQSFSTPAENTGLLAAMSCNHVGGPLGCPGPFTEPAGNDEQGTWDWRAVGGIFTIDRSLDAPYFSSSPPLSLGTSATVARIGDQVYATAPGEAFPEVTDAIKRSFATSPGVRDVHVVDHAGDQLGYYWDARTGVYPAAQLAQSDFAKFNVGSQLAQDNVDAARDAGDALGLDPTAQSAFAEIDNPNAFSQPTIQFYPDRVETDDPAVSFYASAKKAQAAGAASTSIGSTAGTQNDGLVSWDFDDGTVQALAGGTRFTHTFPGPGVYRVQASVTDNLGQTYRWTQAVRIDAPLSAGVDQTTEAGKRVLAVHAVGGQRLDVIAAHWTFSDGSKAEGDSVTVPAGADHATVDITDGADNTATATVAIG from the coding sequence GTGTCCCATCGTCTCTCTGCCGCGGTCGCGTGCTCGGCCGCGGCGTTGCTGGCGGCCGCCGCGGGCGCGTCGTCGGCCTCCGCCGCGAGCGTCGCCCCGAAGGCCACGCTCGCGAGCTCCAGCCAATCGGCGCTGCTCGCCGCCCGCGGCGCGGTCGTGACCCTTCAGGCGCCGGCCGGAAGCGTCAACGCCGTCGCGCTCTACGCCGGCGACCACCGCGTGTCCGCGACGAGCCGCGTGGTCGCCCACCGCGCCAAGCGCGTGCGCCAGGTGCTGACGCTGACCGGCAACGGGACGGCGCTGCTGCGCCGCTGCACGGCCCGCACGCTCGAGGTCCGCATGACCGTCCGGCGTGGGTCGCGGACCACCACCGTGCGCGACCGCCGGAAGCTGGCGCTCGACGCCAAGCGCTGCCCGGCGCCCGCGCCGGCGCCGGCGCCCGCGAGGCCCGCGCCCGCGAGCCCCGCGCCGCAGCAGCCCGCGCCGCAGCAGCTCGCGCCGCCGGTGCCGTCCGTCCCGGACGCGCCCAAGGCCGATCCGGCGCTGTTCCAGGTCGGCACGGCGGTGGTCGACATCTCACCCGACAGGCCGATGTACGTCGGTGGGTACGGGTCGGGCTACATGGTCAACGGCGGCGTGCACGACCCGCTCCAGGTGCGGGCGTTCTTCGTCGGCCACGGCAAGCAGGCCGTGACGTTCGTCTCGGTCGACGCGCAGGGCTGGTTCGCCGCCTACCAGGCGCCGAACATCGGCGACGGCCAGGACGACGCCCGCCGCGAGGCCGCGGCCGATCTCGCCGCCGACGGCTACGAGGTGACCGCCGCGAACATCGTCGTGTCCTCCACGCACGACCACGCCGCGCCGACGATCATGGGCATCTGGGGTCACACCGACCCGGCCTACCTGCACCGCGTCAAGGAGGCCGCCGTGCAGGCGGTCGTCCAGGCGCAGGCCAACGCCCGCACGGCCCAGCTGTGGTCGGCGACCGGCACGATCCGCGGCCTGCTGTCCCAGGTCCAGGGCACCGACCAGATGGCCGGCTTCGCCGTCGACGACACGCTCCCGATCCTGTGGGCGCGCGAGCCCGGGACCGGCGCGACGCTCGGCCTCTACGCCGACGTGCCGGTCCACGCCGACCAGTACGACGCGACGGAGGCCGGCAACGACCAGTTCACGGCGGACTACCCCGGCTACGTGCGCGACCGGCTCGCCACGACGCTCGGCGGCACCGCGGTGATCGCGATGGGCACGCTCGGTCGCCAGGAGGGGATCGGCTCGGACCCGGACTACTCCGAGGTCTCCGAGCAGGGGCGCTTCGTGACCAACGCGCTGACCCGCGCCCTGAGCCACGCGCGCCGCATCACCGACACCACGCTGGCCGCGGCCAAGCAGTCGTTCTCGACCCCGGCCGAGAACACGGGCCTGCTCGCGGCGATGTCGTGCAACCACGTCGGCGGCCCGCTCGGCTGCCCCGGTCCGTTCACCGAGCCGGCCGGCAACGACGAGCAGGGCACGTGGGACTGGCGCGCCGTCGGCGGGATCTTCACGATCGACCGCTCGCTCGACGCGCCGTACTTCTCGTCCTCGCCGCCGCTGTCGCTCGGCACGTCGGCGACCGTCGCGCGCATCGGCGACCAGGTCTACGCGACCGCGCCGGGCGAGGCGTTCCCGGAGGTCACCGACGCGATCAAGCGCTCGTTCGCCACGTCCCCGGGCGTGCGCGACGTGCACGTCGTCGACCATGCCGGCGACCAGCTCGGCTACTACTGGGACGCGCGAACCGGCGTCTACCCGGCGGCCCAGCTCGCCCAGAGCGACTTCGCGAAGTTCAACGTGGGGTCGCAGCTCGCCCAGGACAACGTCGACGCGGCTCGTGACGCGGGCGACGCGCTCGGCCTCGATCCGACCGCGCAGTCGGCCTTCGCCGAGATCGACAACCCGAACGCGTTCTCGCAGCCGACGATCCAGTTCTACCCCGACCGGGTGGAGACCGACGATCCCGCGGTGAGCTTCTACGCGAGCGCCAAGAAGGCGCAGGCCGCCGGCGCCGCCTCGACGTCGATCGGCTCGACGGCGGGCACGCAGAACGACGGCCTCGTCAGCTGGGACTTCGACGACGGCACCGTCCAGGCGCTCGCCGGCGGGACCCGGTTCACGCACACGTTCCCCGGGCCCGGCGTCTACCGCGTCCAGGCGAGCGTCACCGACAACCTCGGCCAGACCTACCGCTGGACGCAGGCGGTCCGGATCGACGCGCCGCTGTCGGCGGGCGTCGACCAGACCACGGAAGCGGGCAAGAGGGTCCTGGCCGTGCACGCGGTCGGCGGCCAGCGCCTCGACGTCATCGCCGCCCACTGGACGTTCTCGGACGGCTCGAAGGCCGAGGGCGACAGCGTGACCGTCCCCGCCGGGGCCGACCACGCCACGGTGGACATCACCGACGGCGCCGACAACACGGCGACCGCCACGGTGGCCATCGGCTGA
- a CDS encoding matrixin family metalloprotease, with product MRRPLTSAFLLACLVAPGALGPAAGASPAVDPAARTAARPCLPAHGLLVALTIRRNIENGSEVTEPLADGGYRITRCDTQGRTTLGMTVLPIRDTGGRRDLLPAVIVRRKSIVAPTYGDPVGDVRYRAVFHRALRKLLASVLPRTLGPASRDPHFAVSRSVFAGAAAVSACQDKTHAESPGAWPDDRYAWRWNAKGFGESTSTRTALKKAHEEWDKTVTDCSGFKDTTHFTTTFDGSTTRNAGVQDGYNVVDKANLSKSSCGSAAIACTWIWRSGDTSVETDTRFAKSVKWSNKGSAGTYDYQGVGAHEFGHSIGLSDLDDSGKLTMHFQATLGYTGQRTLGRGDILGARAVYG from the coding sequence ATGCGACGACCGCTGACCTCCGCATTCCTGCTGGCCTGCCTCGTGGCGCCCGGCGCTCTCGGGCCCGCCGCCGGCGCCAGCCCCGCTGTCGATCCAGCCGCCCGGACAGCCGCCCGCCCGTGCCTGCCCGCCCACGGGCTGCTGGTGGCGCTGACCATCCGGCGGAACATCGAGAACGGCAGCGAGGTCACCGAGCCACTCGCCGACGGCGGCTACCGGATCACCCGCTGCGACACCCAGGGGCGCACCACGCTGGGCATGACGGTCCTGCCGATCCGCGACACCGGCGGCAGGCGGGACCTCCTGCCCGCGGTGATCGTGCGGCGCAAGTCGATCGTCGCCCCCACGTACGGCGACCCGGTCGGTGACGTCCGCTACCGCGCCGTCTTCCACCGCGCCCTGCGCAAGCTGCTGGCCAGCGTGCTGCCGCGGACGCTCGGGCCGGCGAGCCGCGATCCGCACTTCGCGGTGTCGCGCAGCGTGTTCGCCGGCGCTGCGGCCGTCTCGGCCTGCCAGGACAAGACGCATGCCGAGAGCCCCGGCGCATGGCCGGACGATCGGTACGCCTGGCGCTGGAACGCCAAGGGCTTCGGCGAGAGCACCAGCACCCGGACCGCGCTGAAGAAGGCTCATGAGGAGTGGGACAAGACCGTGACCGACTGCTCGGGCTTCAAGGACACCACCCACTTCACCACCACCTTCGACGGCAGCACGACCCGGAACGCCGGCGTCCAGGACGGCTACAACGTCGTCGACAAGGCCAACCTGTCGAAGAGCTCGTGTGGGTCGGCCGCGATCGCCTGCACGTGGATCTGGCGGTCCGGGGACACGTCGGTCGAGACCGACACCCGCTTCGCCAAGAGCGTGAAGTGGTCCAACAAGGGCTCGGCCGGCACCTACGACTACCAGGGCGTCGGAGCGCACGAGTTCGGCCACAGCATCGGCCTGAGCGACCTCGACGACAGCGGCAAGCTGACGATGCACTTCCAGGCCACGCTCGGCTACACCGGCCAGCGGACCCTCGGACGCGGCGACATCCTCGGAGCGCGCGCCGTCTACGGCTGA
- a CDS encoding ferredoxin reductase → MPVALDTRRVASRLRDRAIDVVGLMTTPLLPADYLDLVSPLRAGADLRGRIVEVHPETRDAVSLVIRPGRGWAGHVPGQYIRIGLDVDGVRQWRAYSLTSTVDRPDGCIAITVKAIPDGVVSTHVVRRARVGMLVHLDQACGEFVLPDPRPAKVLFVTAGSGVTPVMGMLRNALDELEDVVVVHSAPTAEDVIFGGELRMLAARGRVRLIERHTDADGMLDAQELADLVGDLDERQTWACGPAGMLDALERRWADRGISDRLHTERFRPTVATTGEGGTVTFTASAIEVDAGGATSLLDAGESAGVLMPSGCRMGICFGCVAPLREGAVRDLRNGDLTSASPDSGPARPVLVQTCVSAAAGPCQIDL, encoded by the coding sequence ATGCCAGTTGCGCTCGACACGCGCCGCGTCGCTTCCCGCCTCCGTGACCGCGCGATCGACGTCGTGGGGCTGATGACCACGCCGCTGCTCCCGGCCGACTACCTCGACCTCGTGAGCCCGTTGCGCGCCGGGGCCGACCTGCGCGGCCGGATCGTCGAGGTCCACCCCGAGACCCGCGACGCCGTGAGCCTGGTGATCCGGCCCGGACGCGGCTGGGCCGGGCACGTGCCCGGCCAGTACATCCGGATCGGCCTCGACGTCGACGGCGTGCGCCAGTGGCGCGCGTACTCGCTGACCTCCACGGTCGACCGGCCCGACGGCTGCATCGCGATCACCGTCAAGGCGATCCCCGACGGCGTGGTCAGCACCCACGTCGTGCGCCGCGCGCGGGTCGGGATGCTCGTCCACCTCGACCAGGCCTGCGGCGAGTTCGTCCTGCCCGACCCGCGCCCGGCCAAGGTCCTGTTCGTCACGGCCGGCAGCGGCGTCACGCCGGTGATGGGGATGCTGCGCAACGCGCTCGACGAGCTCGAGGACGTCGTCGTCGTGCACTCGGCGCCGACCGCCGAGGACGTCATCTTCGGCGGCGAGCTGCGCATGCTGGCGGCGCGCGGGCGCGTCCGGCTCATCGAGCGCCACACCGATGCCGACGGCATGCTCGACGCGCAGGAGCTGGCCGATCTGGTCGGCGACCTCGACGAGCGCCAGACGTGGGCCTGCGGACCCGCCGGGATGCTCGACGCGCTCGAACGCCGCTGGGCCGATCGAGGGATCTCCGACCGCCTCCACACCGAGCGCTTCCGCCCCACGGTCGCCACCACCGGCGAGGGCGGCACCGTGACCTTCACCGCCAGCGCGATCGAGGTCGACGCCGGCGGCGCGACGTCGCTGCTCGACGCGGGCGAGAGCGCCGGCGTGCTGATGCCCTCCGGCTGTCGCATGGGCATCTGCTTCGGTTGCGTCGCGCCGCTGCGCGAAGGCGCCGTGCGCGACCTGCGCAACGGGGACCTCACGAGCGCCTCCCCCGACAGCGGTCCCGCCCGCCCCGTGCTCGTCCAGACCTGCGTGTCGGCTGCCGCCGGCCCCTGCCAGATCGACCTCTGA
- a CDS encoding PucR family transcriptional regulator: protein MIRHNVGIRTAASPLARLAGRIDRDGLAEIMLSTFRTEIPGYARLPDSVIRGDILRIIRENVDLCLDWLADGAAPPPDRFDVFRASAKNRAGEGMPLEDLLRAYRRGGTAAWRVIVASSEPEDLDTLPRAAELVMDYLDQVSDTVAAAYLEEREHHVSERERRLRALLDALVAGTALDAGHHQTAEQIGLSPADDLVAFAMAIPGEGGRSHGRAAAALRGVGVLAVTEGDRVVGLTAPRPASGTALPPGGLPPGALAVVDVEARRHELAESLADVRHGIDIALRRGRVGIVPLRALALDLLLAHAPRVAADLRERVIAPLGPENGRSRGDLLETVATYVSVGCDRRSAAERLHIHPNTLDHRLRRARELTALDLDDPDDLATTVLALRQLR from the coding sequence GTGATCCGTCACAATGTCGGGATTCGGACCGCCGCCTCACCGCTGGCCCGGCTCGCCGGGCGGATCGACCGCGACGGTCTCGCGGAGATCATGCTGAGCACGTTCCGGACCGAGATCCCGGGCTACGCACGCCTGCCCGACTCGGTCATCCGCGGCGACATCCTGCGGATCATCCGTGAGAACGTCGACCTCTGCCTGGACTGGCTGGCCGACGGCGCCGCGCCGCCGCCCGACCGTTTCGACGTCTTTCGCGCCTCCGCCAAGAACCGCGCGGGCGAGGGCATGCCGCTCGAGGACCTCCTGCGCGCATACCGGCGCGGCGGTACGGCGGCCTGGCGGGTGATCGTGGCCTCGTCCGAGCCGGAGGACCTCGACACGCTGCCGCGCGCCGCCGAGCTCGTGATGGACTACCTCGACCAGGTCTCCGACACCGTCGCCGCCGCCTACCTGGAGGAGCGCGAGCACCACGTCTCCGAGCGGGAGCGGCGCCTGCGCGCGCTGCTCGACGCGCTCGTCGCGGGCACGGCGCTGGACGCCGGCCACCACCAGACCGCCGAGCAGATCGGCCTCTCGCCGGCCGACGACCTCGTGGCGTTCGCGATGGCGATCCCCGGGGAGGGCGGCCGGTCGCACGGGCGCGCGGCCGCGGCGCTGCGCGGCGTGGGCGTGCTGGCCGTCACCGAGGGCGATCGTGTCGTCGGCCTCACCGCGCCGCGCCCGGCCTCGGGTACCGCCCTGCCCCCGGGCGGGCTGCCGCCCGGCGCCCTCGCGGTCGTCGACGTCGAGGCCCGCCGCCACGAGCTCGCCGAGAGCCTCGCCGACGTCCGGCACGGCATCGACATCGCGCTGCGCCGTGGTCGCGTCGGCATCGTCCCGCTGCGCGCGCTGGCCCTCGACCTGCTGCTGGCCCACGCGCCGCGGGTCGCCGCCGATCTGCGCGAGCGGGTGATCGCTCCGCTCGGTCCCGAGAACGGCCGGTCGCGGGGCGACCTGCTGGAGACGGTCGCCACCTACGTGTCGGTCGGGTGCGATCGCCGCAGCGCGGCGGAGCGCCTCCACATCCACCCCAACACGCTCGATCACCGGCTGCGCCGCGCGCGCGAGCTCACGGCCCTGGACCTCGACGACCCGGACGACCTGGCGACGACGGTCCTCGCGCTGCGTCAGCTGCGCTGA
- a CDS encoding YihY/virulence factor BrkB family protein, with the protein MEIWDIARWPGAVAVAMLVFSYIYYVTPDVRQRSFRWVTPGAVAGVALWLIASAGFSTYLSKVANVGAVYGAFAGAIVLVVWLWLTNVALLFGAELNAEIEREHQLREGVPEQETLDLPNR; encoded by the coding sequence GTGGAGATCTGGGACATCGCTCGCTGGCCGGGCGCCGTCGCGGTCGCCATGCTCGTGTTCTCCTACATCTACTACGTGACGCCCGACGTGCGGCAGCGCTCGTTCCGGTGGGTCACCCCGGGCGCGGTCGCCGGCGTCGCGCTGTGGCTCATCGCCTCGGCCGGGTTCTCGACCTACCTCAGCAAGGTCGCCAACGTCGGCGCCGTCTACGGGGCGTTCGCGGGCGCGATCGTCCTCGTCGTCTGGCTCTGGCTGACGAACGTCGCACTGCTCTTCGGAGCCGAGCTCAACGCCGAGATCGAGCGCGAGCACCAGCTCCGCGAAGGCGTGCCCGAGCAGGAGACGCTGGACCTCCCGAACCGCTGA
- a CDS encoding PP2C family protein-serine/threonine phosphatase, whose amino-acid sequence MNLNVLLGAVEAAPPVAAAEVVGDALSEALGARDVSFLIADYSGQSLIRLSHRPRAGNAAARGRELSASVPLSGTPHGRALAEQKVQIVTEDDGARLFAPVTSRGEAVGVLELMVDATPDEQTIAGVALAAHALAYVVIANRRFTDLYEWGQRSLPLSLEAEIQHRLLPSSYTLEAGQFTLAGWLEPAGDVGGDTFDFSLERDTLHLSMTDAMGHTLNAALLATVLVGALRNARRRGVELAEQAAIAHRTLAGYAQDEEFVTGQLVRIDLPSGTAGVVNAGHPAPIRIRDGHAEHVALMADLPFSASPSGAYRVQELGLRAGDRLVFLTDGILERNAAAIDAMSILTASRHLHPREAVQDLTRRVVEACGGELRDDATILCLDWHGGPPRLRQASEGADR is encoded by the coding sequence TTGAACCTGAACGTGCTGCTGGGAGCGGTCGAAGCTGCGCCGCCGGTCGCGGCGGCAGAGGTGGTCGGCGACGCTCTGAGCGAGGCGCTCGGCGCGCGCGACGTCAGCTTCCTCATCGCCGACTACAGCGGCCAGTCGCTGATCCGCCTGAGCCATCGGCCCCGCGCCGGAAACGCCGCGGCCCGCGGGCGCGAGCTCAGCGCCTCCGTGCCGTTGAGCGGCACGCCGCACGGGCGTGCGCTGGCCGAGCAGAAGGTCCAGATCGTCACCGAGGACGACGGCGCCCGCCTGTTCGCGCCAGTGACCAGCCGCGGCGAGGCGGTCGGCGTCCTGGAGCTCATGGTGGATGCGACGCCCGACGAGCAGACCATCGCGGGCGTCGCGCTCGCGGCCCACGCGTTGGCCTACGTCGTGATCGCCAACCGCCGCTTCACCGACCTCTACGAATGGGGTCAGCGCTCACTGCCGCTGTCGCTGGAGGCCGAGATCCAGCACCGCCTGCTGCCCAGCTCCTACACCCTGGAGGCAGGCCAGTTCACGCTCGCCGGGTGGCTGGAGCCGGCCGGCGACGTCGGGGGCGACACCTTCGACTTCAGCCTCGAGCGCGACACCCTGCACCTCTCGATGACCGACGCGATGGGCCACACCCTCAACGCGGCGCTCCTGGCCACCGTCCTGGTCGGAGCCCTGCGCAACGCCCGGCGCCGCGGCGTCGAGTTGGCCGAGCAGGCCGCCATCGCCCACCGGACCCTGGCCGGCTACGCGCAGGACGAGGAGTTCGTCACCGGCCAACTTGTACGCATCGATCTCCCGTCGGGAACCGCGGGCGTCGTCAACGCCGGACATCCCGCCCCGATCCGCATCCGTGACGGTCACGCCGAGCACGTGGCCCTGATGGCCGATCTGCCGTTCTCCGCCTCACCATCCGGCGCCTACCGCGTCCAGGAGCTCGGGCTGCGAGCGGGCGACCGCCTCGTCTTCCTCACCGACGGGATACTCGAACGCAATGCCGCAGCGATCGACGCCATGTCGATCCTGACCGCCAGCCGGCACCTGCACCCTCGCGAAGCGGTGCAGGACCTGACACGCCGCGTTGTCGAAGCCTGCGGTGGTGAGCTGCGCGACGACGCGACGATCCTCTGCCTCGACTGGCACGGCGGACCGCCGAGGCTCCGCCAGGCCAGCGAGGGCGCCGACCGCTAG
- a CDS encoding PucR family transcriptional regulator — MSGSAAVHGASRLALDTEIGTRLRGRLPAVAEQTVQAVVAEVPGYAGAFGGELRANIERGVQMALGGFVRLAENARDSDPRIPLQPALEGAYELGRGEARDGRTMDALLGAYRVGARVAWRELSAVLVAEGVPAAAVAQFAELVFAYIDELSAASAAGHADEHATTGRVRELYLERLGQRLLEGAPHEVLAEAAERAGWDPPVTLTAVLLREVHAGPAVATLDARTLRLHDDRAGADETAILLVPDAAGVHRATLLQALKGRGAVVGPARPWTAVAASVRRAGRARDLIPAAADEAVDTEAHLATLLLGSDAEALADLRRRVLEPLSDLRPSTAERLEQTLRSWLLHQGRRDDVAADLTVHPQTVRYRMTQLRELYGDRLHDPATVLDLVIALGVPRGAPSPSDAQPGDAPR, encoded by the coding sequence ATGAGTGGAAGTGCCGCCGTCCACGGCGCCTCGCGGCTCGCCCTGGACACCGAGATCGGGACCCGGCTGCGCGGCCGGCTGCCGGCGGTGGCCGAGCAGACGGTGCAGGCCGTGGTCGCCGAGGTGCCCGGCTACGCGGGCGCGTTCGGCGGCGAGCTGCGGGCCAACATCGAGCGCGGGGTGCAGATGGCCCTCGGCGGGTTCGTCCGCCTGGCCGAGAACGCCCGGGACAGCGACCCGCGGATCCCGCTGCAGCCCGCGCTGGAAGGCGCCTACGAGCTGGGGCGTGGCGAGGCGCGCGACGGCCGCACCATGGACGCGCTGCTCGGCGCGTACCGGGTCGGCGCGCGTGTCGCGTGGCGCGAGCTGTCGGCGGTGCTCGTCGCCGAGGGCGTGCCCGCCGCGGCGGTCGCGCAGTTCGCCGAGCTCGTCTTCGCCTACATCGACGAGCTGTCGGCGGCGAGCGCCGCGGGGCATGCCGACGAGCACGCGACGACCGGCCGCGTGCGCGAGCTCTACCTCGAGCGGCTCGGGCAGCGGTTGCTGGAGGGCGCGCCGCACGAGGTCCTGGCCGAGGCCGCCGAGCGGGCCGGATGGGATCCGCCCGTGACGCTGACCGCCGTCCTCCTGCGGGAGGTACACGCCGGACCGGCCGTCGCCACGCTCGATGCGCGGACGCTCCGGCTGCACGACGACCGCGCCGGCGCCGACGAGACGGCGATCCTGCTGGTGCCCGACGCCGCGGGCGTCCACCGGGCGACGCTCCTGCAAGCGCTGAAGGGACGCGGCGCGGTGGTCGGGCCCGCGCGGCCCTGGACCGCCGTCGCCGCCTCGGTGCGGCGGGCCGGCCGCGCACGCGACCTGATCCCGGCCGCCGCCGACGAGGCCGTGGACACCGAGGCCCACCTCGCGACCCTGCTCCTGGGCTCAGACGCCGAAGCGCTCGCCGACCTGCGCCGCCGGGTCCTCGAACCGCTGTCGGACCTCCGCCCGAGCACCGCGGAGCGCTTGGAGCAGACGCTCCGCTCGTGGCTCCTGCACCAGGGCCGCCGCGACGACGTCGCCGCCGACCTCACCGTGCACCCCCAGACCGTTCGCTACCGGATGACGCAGCTGCGCGAGCTGTACGGCGACCGGCTGCACGACCCGGCGACGGTCCTCGACCTCGTGATCGCCCTCGGCGTCCCCCGCGGCGCGCCGTCGCCGTCCGATGCGCAACCCGGGGACGCACCTCGGTAG
- a CDS encoding YihY/virulence factor BrkB family protein, with translation MSATRKLRAVPRVLLRTGRAFYDDQMTHHAAALTYCALMSLFPALLLAVSILGLVGQYPATYDAILGYLRDVVPPSALVPLDSSLRAALQQKGTAATTLAISVVVTLYGTTGALEAARRALNVVYEADAGRRSPRTCSASSGSDRPSWRSGTSLAGRAPSRSPCSCSPTSTT, from the coding sequence ATGAGCGCGACGCGCAAGCTGCGCGCGGTCCCGCGCGTCCTGCTGCGCACGGGGCGGGCGTTCTACGACGACCAGATGACCCACCACGCGGCGGCGCTGACCTACTGCGCGCTGATGTCGCTGTTCCCCGCGCTCCTGCTCGCCGTCTCGATCCTCGGCCTGGTCGGCCAGTACCCGGCCACCTACGACGCGATCCTCGGCTACCTGCGCGACGTCGTCCCACCCTCCGCGCTCGTCCCGCTCGACAGCTCGCTGCGCGCCGCCCTGCAGCAGAAGGGCACCGCCGCGACCACGCTGGCGATCAGCGTCGTGGTCACGCTCTACGGGACCACCGGGGCGCTTGAGGCCGCGCGCCGCGCGCTCAACGTCGTCTACGAGGCCGACGCCGGGCGACGCTCGCCGAGGACCTGCTCGGCTTCCTCGGGCTCGGATCGACCGTCGTGGAGATCTGGGACATCGCTCGCTGGCCGGGCGCCGTCGCGGTCGCCATGCTCGTGTTCTCCTACATCTACTACGTGA